One Dioscorea cayenensis subsp. rotundata cultivar TDr96_F1 chromosome 19, TDr96_F1_v2_PseudoChromosome.rev07_lg8_w22 25.fasta, whole genome shotgun sequence genomic window, cgatccatatatatatatatatatatgacatttcGTTTTGTTTTAGCCAGTAAAGAGGTTCTTGAAAGTGAATGCTGCATCAATTTGTTGTGCCTACTCTTACCTTGCATCACACATCCTGCTTATTGAACTCTTTGTGAATCTCCAGCCATTGTAGGGGTGGTGGCATACAACAATCACAAACTAAAAAAGGAGGCCTCCCGGACAAGCACAGAAGAAAGTGCAAATGCTGAGAACCAAGAGAAATCACAAGAAGAAGTCAGTTTGATCCCGGTTTCAACCAGGGAAAGCACATAGGCATCATGAAAATCTCAATAGTGAAGCTGCTTCCCATTCTTTAGGTGTCTTGATGcggtgttatttattatttcaatgcGTTCATCGCCGCCATATTCTCCTGCCGTAGTTTTGTGACAAGAAGCCTATTCCAAGTATTTGAAGAGGAGGTTCTTAACTCTACTAACAACAAATGTGGCCTGTTCTGTATTTCTTCTTCACAGATTAAGAATATTAAACCTGTACAAACAAAACCAGATAATTTATGACCTTTTATGTCATCAATTAAACTCAACTATTTTGTTCTACATTTCAAAgttttttgtttcttgaatGCCATGTTCCAAGTTTCCTGCCATTTCAAGGTGACTAAGACTGACTCTAAATGTAGGAAAAGATGAAAACTTTAAATCTACGGACATATTCTGTTTCTgcagagaagaagaacaacatcaTAAGTCTCTCTGCTTGCGGTGctgcagcaacagcagcagaaTTTTGCAGCTTTGCAGGAAAACTCTGCAGTCATTTGGTCAATGGTCATGCTTTTCTCTGTATGAAGATTATGCTCCTACACCTTTCCCCTAACACCCCCACAttcttatataaaatattttaatatatatatatataaatatagaatgaGAGGACAAGCACCCAAAAACGTGACTCTCTTTCTAACTCCCTTGCCCAACTGCTCTCTGTTCTCGTCTCACGTCAACGACAGTTAATTGGACCGCCTGCCAGTTTTACGTATGCACCATGACGTGCCAATATggactctttttttcttctttttgcttctttctctgatataaataaataaataaataaataaataaaactatggATCTTCATTGTTCATCCCATGCATATCTTTCAAATTCACATAAAAAAGGAACTGTTTTCATTCAATAcaacaaagttaaaaaaaaaaaaagagttaaaacAAAGACTACATTGttatatatctctatatatcATCCTTAATTTTCAAAGCCAAAGTGCACCAGCTTGCTTGAGAAGAGGAACAAGAGTTCCATTAATATGGCAAGACATGACCTTCTCCAACCCACCAAGCAGCTTCCCACCAACAAACACCACCGGAACGACGGCACCACCTCCGGCGCCGGCGTTGGACGTGGTCATCAACAACTGAAACAACACTGCTTGTATCTCATCCCCACCACTCTCCAAATCAAGCTCATAAACAGTAGGACCAACTCCAAGCCCAAACAACAGCCTCTTCACCACATGACACATGCAACACCCACTCAAACTAAACACCACCACTGCATTCCCACTTGCCATTCTCCTCACTCTCTCATACCTTCTTCTCTGCAACTCCATCtccatcatctccatctccatctcttcATTCTCCTCCATCTCCACCATCCTCATCTCCTTCTGATCAGTTCTCACACAATAATGCATATGATGTGGTGGTggtctttatatatattgagcTTTTTCTCTTCAGGCTTATTGTGTTTCAGTAACCCGGCAAGCTCTGACCAACCAACCTCCAAAAAACCACTTTTTGCTATAAAAAGAAGGATGTGtataatataatgaaaagaGATGTGTGTgtagagagagatagagagacaGGCCGACAAGTAACGTCCTGCAGCGCCGCCGTTGGATCCTTGGGCTTTGGACCATCATGTCTTGGTCTTGCCGTACAAGGACACAAGGTTTAAGAGTCTGGATGTATGATTAGGTGTGTTGAATAACTCCTTTAATGGAGGTTTGCATGCATGGATTCTTAGTGTAAGAGTTATTATTACTAAGTAAATGGAAAGAGAGTTTGAGTCATGGTCaaagtaaaagtaaaagaatgaagaccagagagagagagagagagagagagagaattcaTGCTTCTTCTGTttatcttctctctctctctgtctctctgtgTCTGTGTAGAACTTTCATGGCGTAGAGGTTGGATGTGTGAGTACATGCAGTTGGTCTTGTCCATCAAAGTGATGTGTCTGAAGATATTAATTATGCATGGAAGTTCATGTTCTTTGTCTTGTATAACTTGGGATCATGAGCTCTGATTTGATTATaaatgtttcttgttttattattatttcaatttagaTTTTTACCAATTTAATAGCATGAGTTTTATTTGAgattcaaacaaacacaaggaatAAGTTTCCAAGCTTGTAATCAcagccatttttttaaaaacaatttttttgtactgttaaaaaaaaaaactttcatctcaagtttttttgaatattaaaaTTCTGAGAtagaatatttataaaataattatctctgCCATCGATAGT contains:
- the LOC120250551 gene encoding glutaredoxin-C9-like, with the protein product MEMEMMEMELQRRRYERVRRMASGNAVVVFSLSGCCMCHVVKRLLFGLGVGPTVYELDLESGGDEIQAVLFQLLMTTSNAGAGGGAVVPVVFVGGKLLGGLEKVMSCHINGTLVPLLKQAGALWL